The following coding sequences lie in one Rutidosis leptorrhynchoides isolate AG116_Rl617_1_P2 chromosome 6, CSIRO_AGI_Rlap_v1, whole genome shotgun sequence genomic window:
- the LOC139854447 gene encoding uncharacterized protein, protein MPGGSNTRQNCTYKEFMACKPLPFKGTEGPMGLTHWIKKMESVFSISNCAQANWVKFATSTLEGKALTWWNSITRPIGLEAAHAIPWEDIKTRMTAKYCPDNEVKKMEAELWDLKVIGTDLATYTNRYLELILLCSGMVPTERKKIVRYVKGLFENIQASVHASKP, encoded by the coding sequence ATGCCTGGAGGCTCGAATACGAGACAAAACTGCACTTACAAGGAGTTTATGGCTTGTAAGCCACTACCATTCAAAGGCACTGAAGGACCAATGGGTCTAACCCATTGGATTAAGAAGATGGAGTCAGTGTTTAGTATTAGTAACTGTGCTCAAGCTAATTGGGTAAAGTTTGCTACTTCCACACTGGAAGGTAAGGCCTTGACCTGGTGGAATTCTATTACTCGACCTATAGGTCTCGAGGCTGCTCATGCCATCCCTTGGGAAGACATCAAAACCCGTATGACTGCTAAGTATTGTCCCGATAATGAAGTTAAGAAGATGGAGGCTGAGTTATGGGATCTAAAGGTTATTGGGACTGATCTTGCTACTTACACCAACCGCTATTTGGAATTGATTCTGCTTTGTTCGGGAATGGTCCCAACTGAAAGGAAGAAAATCGTCCGTTATGTTAAGGGTCTCTTTGAAAACATTCAAGCTAGTGTTCATGCTTCTAAACCCTAA